A single window of Lutzomyia longipalpis isolate SR_M1_2022 chromosome 1, ASM2433408v1 DNA harbors:
- the LOC129795334 gene encoding alkaline phosphatase-like: MDRVTGCVLATLVATVLSVPIKNPPEVVSVPYNSCKYGEHDPNCRYVPIVPPSQRPTHPMDDPNWIPPTGPTHEKFKEYWLQTGQELLQKQLHKNRLNTNIAKNVIIVIGDGMSIPTQTATRVYMGDENVELSFEKFPYAGLSKTYCVNYQVSDSACTGTAFLSGIKNNYGTLGVSAAVPLRNCSAQHDERHHIDSIFKWAQDAGKATGVVTNTRITHATPASAYARSADREWESTAPEGCDDVAKQLIHGDVGSKIKVILGGGWREFAPTTVVDAEGNTGFRTDNRNLIEEWLSSKQQNNANGVYVTTRDELLNVDVEGTDYLFGLFEHSHMSYALLADKSKEPSLEEMSQKAVEMLRKYPNGYVLLVEGGRIDHAHHQTWARLSLPETVEFHKTVETLEALTNEEDTLIVVTADHSHTMTIGGYPPRGTDILSKGDFSREDAKPFFTLNYANGLGFFDHFYPTGGRRNPLEMPYRDALFRHPATVPLDYETHGGDDVGVFAIGPWAHLFTGTYEQHLIAHAMMYASCLGDGLKADQCNDASGLSGSYALLLTSIFAVLILHFKWN, encoded by the exons ATGGATAGGGTTACGGGGTGTGTTCTTGCCACCCTTGTGGCAACAGTCTTGAGTGTACCTATAAAGAATCCTCCCGAGGTAGTGTCAGTGCCATACAATTCCTGCAAATACGGTGAACATGATCCCAATTGTCGCTACGTGCCAATTGTGCCACCGAGTCAGAGGCCAACCCATCCCATGGATGACCCCAATTGGATTCCACCCACGGGACCGACACATGAGAAGTTCAAAGAGTATTGGCTGCAAACTGGGCAAGAATTGCTACAGAAGCAACTACACAAGAATCGTCTCAATACCAATATTGCCAAGAATGTAATAATTGTGATTGGCGATGGTATGTCAATACCAACCCAGACGGCAACACGGGTCTACATGGGGGATGAGAATGTTGAGCTATCGTTTGAGAAATTCCCATATGCCGGCCTCTCAAAG ACGTACTGCGTGAATTATCAAGTATCTGATTCAGCGTGCACAGGAACGGCCTTTCTTTCTGGCATTAAAAATAACTACGGCACTCTAGGGGTTAGCGCGGCTGTGCCACTGAGGAATTGCTCAGCGCAGCACGATGAGAGGCACCATATTGACTCCATTTTTAAGTGGGCTCAAGATGCCG GGAAGGCAACGGGAGTCGTGACGAATACGAGGATCACCCACGCTACACCGGCAAGTGCGTACGCCAGGTCGGCCGATCGTGAGTGGGAAAGTACAGCACCGGAAGGGTGTGACGATGTCGCGAAGCAACTCATTCATGGAGATGTTGGCAGCAAGATTAAG GTGATTTTAGGTGGTGGCTGGAGGGAATTTGCACCAACAACAGTGGTCGATGCCGAGGGAAATACTGGTTTCCGGACAGACAATAGGAATTTGATTGAGGAATGGTTGAGCTCTAAGCAACAAAACAATGCAAATGGTGTTTATGTTACCACAAGG GATGAATTATTAAATGTCGACGTAGAGGGAACTGATTACTTGTTCGGATTGTTTGAACACTCCCACATGTCGTACGCACTGCTGGCGGATAAATCAAAAGAACCCAGTCTCGAAGAGATGAGCCAGAAGGCTGTGGAAATGCTCAGAAAGTATCCCAATGGATATGTCCTTCTTGTTGAAG GGGGTCGCATTGATCATGCCCATCACCAAACCTGGGCACGACTGTCACTGCCAGAAACAGTGGAATTTCACAAGACTGTGGAGACACTTGAGGCGCTAACAAATGAGGAAGATACCCTGATTGTGGTCACAGCTGATCATTCTCATACAATGACAATTGGTGGATATCCG CCTCGAGGAACGGATATATTATCGAAAGGGGACTTTTCCCGGGAGGACGCAAAACCCTTTTTCACACTCAACTACGCCAATGGATTGGG aTTCTTCGATCATTTTTATCCAACGGGTGGTCGGAGGAATCCATTGGAAATGCCATACAGAGACGCATTGTTCCGTCATCCTGCCACTGTGCCACTTGACTACGAAACCCATGGTGGTGACGATGTGGGTGTTTTCGCAATTGGGCCTTGGGCACATCTGTTCACTG GAACTTATGAGCAACACCTCATTGCTCATGCCATGATGTATGCCTCTTGTTTGGGTGACGGACTCAAGGCGGATCAGTGCAATGATGCATCAGGATTAAGTGGATCCTATGCTCTTCTCTTGACCTCAATATTTGCAGTACTAATCCTCCACTTTAAATGGAACTGA
- the LOC129795329 gene encoding uncharacterized protein LOC129795329 produces MVQSKAYSTEQIDVPANFENILKTYAKAVIKTQPYDLLRWSAMYFRCLATDKVPPVKDRLETNCEHGRLTPGYLKVLLRQLGKGFHVTQDTLQEYWKGLCLLEEDLLKFMSLSRMLYWNKIHWLKLFAVMVGSLNNNLKDTAIMLCELLTDSPEGSSSPIPLWMFKECYTFLAQLDCSREQTFIDSRLLLNNGDLETELIEPSCPILPSTVATLIGQMAMCRTKDAIAEMDAEVLNHLQQQVDNFEEMLRESGDFGNLMSILAQVVQSGENDSVVGLSADKRAVIEKSLGESAEAHRANGNEKVAHLYADQEKKPRDIGTLWSWVYQFAQCTSDDSGNNKSFNFISSPTDLVAFNENSTQPPEVESPLATEIDAKLTDDGGDLLPGHPPTVDANEKAPIDTPSNIDDDVIDVGAFLREAESKGLFQVGDTPSIITFLSRGDAPHAADPELSALKDYLEQCTDTFQDINELLSGFTAHQNSHQAGSEMVEKIVTRAAQMATMSREDSSIDDKANTSDEEKMTQDDPNIINVFAKSGIEADEDLIRAAIAEQMILGLIEKTIRDSEDTLRVIEGEQSVADAPQDAEPHDVGGSANQESRENSTESEGKIQASADTESFAGNTDREQVGTSVDNDSSTQGSRESQAAQHGDVAHAVGEIPSQEATQSVDDVKSETIGENSSGEKDASQGEPVGIEKSLDMDVGDGVVKEENQVVASPENDSIEKVDVVGVENDGVNKLESSSSVDMAIEADTTGGESETKNDQKVSVLDSSGENESSARVSIEAKPEESPHGVNAAESQAGEDVATTEVVNGNDPVTDSNSAPLVSKSDSKDDEGEKVYDKSLELLEPVESQSNGYEKSSSADGRGKHTSYSCTVGPILGIGAAVSHGTLTALMDYLTERAKEQNGMIYPRNFDEEQCPPLYDDVK; encoded by the exons ATGGTGCAGTCGAAAGCATATTCCACGGAACAAATTGATGTGCCggcaaattttgagaatatccTCAAAACATATGCTAAAG CTGTGATAAAAACCCAACCGTATGACCTTCTACGATGGTCTGCTATGTACTTTCGGTGTCTGGCTACGGACAAGGTGCCACCGGTGAAGGATCGTCTCGAGACAAACTGCGAACATGGACGACTGACCCCAGGCTACCTCAAAGTTCTCCTCAGGCAGCTTGGGAAGGGTTTCCACGTAACTCAGGATACCCTTCAGGAGTACTGGAAAGGTCTCTGTCTCCTCGAG GAGGATCTACTCAAGTTCATGTCACTCAGCCGAATGCTCTACTGGAATAAAATTCACTGGCTCAAGTTGTTTGCCGTCATGGTTGGCAGTTTGAACAAT AATTTAAAAGATACCGCCATTATGCTGTGTGAATTACTCACTGATAGCCCCGAAGGTAGTTCCTCACCTATTCCACTGTGGATGTTTAAAGAGTGCTATACATTTCTCGCCCAACTGGACTGTTCACGCGAGCAAACATTTATTGATTCGAGGTTACTGCT AAATAATGGCGATCTCGAGACCGAACTCATTGAGCCAAGTTGTCCAATTCTTCCATCAACTGTGGCAACTCTCATAGGGCAAATGGCCATGTGCCGGACAAAGGATGCTATCGCGGAAATGGATGCTGAAGTACTCAATCATTTGCAACAGCAGGTAGACAATTTTGAAGAGATGCTGCGAGAAAGTGGGGATTTTGGCAATTTGATGTCCATTCTGGCGCAG GTTGTGCAAAGTGGCGAGAACGACAGTGTGGTTGGTTTGTCAGCCGATAAACGTGCTGTGATTGAAAAGTCATTGGGTGAGAGTGCGGAGGCGCACCGTGCCAATGGCAATGAGAAGGTGGCTCATTTGTATGCagaccaagaaaaaaagccaagAGATATTGGAACACTGTGGTCTTGGGTGTATCAATTTGCTCAGTGCACAAGTGACGACAGTGGCAACAATAAGTCATTTAATTTCATCTCATCTCCCACCGACTTGGTtgcatttaatgaaaattccacccaGCCGCCGGAAGTTGAATCACCATTAGCCACGGAGATCGATGCCAAGTTGACTGACGATGGTGGTGATTTATTGCCAGGCCATCCGCCCACCGTGGATGCTAATGAAAAAGCACCGATCGATACACCATCCAATATCGACGATGATGTCATCGACGTTGGGGCTTTTTTGCGTGAAGCTGAATCCAAGGGATTGTTTCAAGTCGGTGACACACCTTCCATTATAACCTTCCTCAGTCGTGGTGATGCACCGCACGCTGCAGACCCAGAGCTTAGTGCCCTTAAGGACTATCTGGAGCAATGCACAGACACATTTCAGGATATTAATGAGCTCCTCAGTGGCTTTACAGCACACCAGAATAGCCACCAAGCTGGGAGTgagatggtggaaaaaattgtCACGAGAGCTGCACAGATGGCAACAATGAGTCGAGAGGATTCATCAATTGATGACAAAGCGAATACATctgatgaggaaaaaatgacGCAGGATGATCCCAATATAATTAATGTGTTCGCCAAGAGTGGCATCGAGGCGGATGAGGATTTGATTCGTGCTGCTATTGCAGAACAAATGATTCTGGGTCTCATTGAGAAGACCATTCGTGATTCAGAGGACACTCTGAGAGTAATTGAGGGGGAACAGAGTGTGGCGGATGCACCACAGGATGCTGAACCGCATGATGTTGGTGGTAGTGCCAATCAAGAGTCACGAGAAAATTCCACTGAATCTGAGGGCAAAATTCAAGCATCAGCCGACACGGAATCATTTGCGGGAAATACTGATAGAGAACAGGTGGGCACCTCTGTAGATAATGACAGCAGTACACAGGGTTCGAGGGAATCTCAGGCTGCACAACACGGAGATGTGGCACATGCTGTAGGAGAAATTCCCTCTCAGGAAGCCACTCAGAGTGTTGATGATGTGAAATCAGAGACCATTGGGGAAAATTCCTCTGGGGAAAAGGATGCATCACAGGGGGAACCTGTGGGAATTGAGAAGTCATTGGATATGGATGTGGGAGATGGGGTAGTCAAGGAGGAAAATCAAGTGGTAGCCTCACCTGAAAATGACTCAATCGAAAAGGTCGATGTGGTTGGTGTGGAGAATGACGGTGTGAATAAATTGGAATCATCTTCGTCCGTTGACATGGCCATCGAAGCTGATACTACTGGTGGAGAGTCAGAGACAAAAAACGACCAGAAGGTGTCAGTATTGGATTCATCGGGGGAGAATGAATCATCTGCCAGGGTATCAATTGAGGCAAAGCCAGAAGAGAGTCCACATGGTGTGAATGCTGCTGAATCACAAGCAGGTGAAGATGTGGCCACCACTGAGGTGGTAAATGGAAATGATCCTGTCACAGATTCCAATTCAGCGCCATTAGTCAGCAAATCAGATTCTAAGGATGATGAAGGAGAGAAAGTATATGACAAGTCACTTGAACTCCTTGAGCCTGTGGAGAGTCAATCGAATGGTTACGAAAAGTCATCAAGTGCCGATGGTAGAGGAAAGCATACCTCCTACTCCTGCACAGTGGGTCCAATCTTGGGAATTGGTGCAGCTGTGTCACACGGAACTCTCACTGCCCTCATGGACTACCTCACGGAACGCGCCAAGGAGCAAAATGGGATGATTTATCCAAGAAACTTCGACGAAGAACAATGTCCACCACTCTATGATGATGTGAAGTAG
- the LOC129786790 gene encoding uncharacterized protein LOC129786790 — MKVVMILLSGLLAVALARPEPPRGRFLLPPPPPQLSRQQALPQQTYGAPSAEPPAKQYGPPAQEYGPPAQEYGPPAQEYGPPAQEYGPPPEKIVSKNIYIHVPPEEPAEFTPSQRIEVPTPKKHYKVIFIKAPTPPTPTAPFIPAQVQDEHKTLVYVLVKKPESQPQVVVPPPAPTEPSKPEVYFIKYKQEPTPAPQYGPPRNF, encoded by the exons ATGAAAGTAGTAATG ATACTGCTCTCGGGACTTTTGGCAGTGGCTCTGGCACGACCAGAACCACCAAGAGGTCGCTTCCTTCTTCCACCACCGCCGCCGCAGTTGTCTCGCCAACAAGCACTACCGCAGCAAACCTACGGTGCTCCCTCTGCAGAACCACCGGCTAAGCAGTATGGACCACCAGCACAAGAATACGGACCCCCAGCTCAGGAGTACGGGCCTCCGGCTCAGGAGTACGGCCCTCCAGCTCAAGAATATGGACCTCCGCCTGAGAAGATCGTCTCAAAAAATATCTACATCCACGTTCCACCGGAAGAACCCGCAGAATTCACTCCAAGCCAACGTATTGAGGTCCCAACACCAAAGAAGCACTACAAAGTTATTTTCATTAAGGCACCAACACCTCCAACACCCACGGCTCCATTCATACCGGCACAAGTTCAAGATGAACATAAAACACTCGTTTATGTGCTTGTTAAGAAGCCCGAATCGCAACCCCAGGTTGTGGTACCACCACCAGCTCCAACGGAGCCAAGTAAACCTGAAGTGTACTTTATCAAGTATAAGCAAGAACCAACGCCTGCGCCCCAATATGGACCTCCGAGGAATTTCTAA